acaacaattgtttacagacaagttatttcactatcacaattctagtgggtcagaagtttacatacactaagttgactgtgcctctaaacagcttggaacattccagaaatcggctttagaagcttctgataggctaaatgacatcatttgagtcaattcgaggtgtacctgtggatgtatttcaaggccttccttcaaactcagtgcctcttttcttgacatcatgggaaaatcaaaagaaatcagccaagacctcagaaaaaaaaatagtctggttcatccttgggagcaatttcaaaatgcctgaaggtaccacgttcttctgtacaaaccatagtacgcaagtataaacaccatgggaccacgcagccatcataccactcaggaaggagacacgttctgcctcctagagatgaatgtactttggtgcaaaaagtgcaaatcaatcccagaacagcagcaaaaggaccttgtgaagatgctggaggaaacaggtacaaaagtatctatatccacagtaaaacgagtcctatatcgacataacctgaaaggccgctcagcaaggaagaagccactgctccaaaactgccattaaaaagccagactacggtttgcaactgcacatggggacaaagatcatactttttggagaaatgtcctctgttctgaagaaacaaaaatataactgtttggccataaggaccatcattatgtttggaggaaaaaggggaaggcttgcagccaaagaacaccatcccaaccatgaagcacaggggtggcagcatcaggttgtgggggtgccttgatgcaggagggactggtgcacttcacaaaatagatggcttcatgagggaggaaaattgtggatatattgaagaaacatctcaagacatcggttaaagttaaagcttggtcgcaaatgggtcttccaaatggacaatgaccccaagcatacttccaaagttgtggcaaaatggtttaaggacaacaaagtccaggcattggagtggccatccacaaagccctgacctcaatcctatagaaaatttgtgggcagaactgaaaaagcatgtgcgagcgaggaggcctacaaacatgactcagttacaccagctctgtcaggaggaatgggccaaaattaacccaacttattgtgagaagcttgtggaaggctacccgaaacgtttgacccaagttaaacaatttaaaggcaatgctaccaaatactaattgagtgtacagtcgtggccaaaagttgagaatgacacaaatattaattttcacaaagtctgctgcctcagtttatatgatggcaatttgcatatactccagaatgttatgaagagtgatcagatgaattgcaattaattgcaaagtccctctttgccatgcaaatgaactgaatcccccccaaaaaacatttccactgcatttcagccctgccactaaaggaccagctgacatcaatgtcagtgattctctcattagcacaggtgtgagtgttgacgaggacaaggctggagatcacgctgtcatgctgattgagtttgaataacagactggaagcttcaaaaggagggtgatgcttggaatcattgttcttcctctgtcaaccatggttacctgcagggaaacacgtgccgtcatcatcgctttgcacaaaaagggcttcacaggcaaggatattgctgccagtaagattgcacctaaatcaaccatttatcagatcatcaagaacttcaaggagagtggttcaattgttgtgaaggcaaacaaaatcccacaaactccaagcattgattatgcaagactTGGCTgcccaccttataccacccaccactgcgacctgtatgctctagtcggctggccctcgctacatattcatcgccagacccactggctccaggtcatctacaagtccatgctaggtaaagctccgccttatctcagttcaatggtcacgatggcaacacccacccgtagcacgcgctccagcaggtgtatctcactgatcatccctaaagccaacacctcatttggccgcctttccttccagttctctgctgcatgtgactggaacgaattgcaaaaatcgttgaagttggagacttatctccctcacaaactttaaacatctgctatctgagcagctaaccgatcgctgcagctgtacatagtctatcggtaaatagcccacccatttttacctacctcatccccatactgtttatatttatttacttttcggctcttttgcacaccagtatttctacctgcacatgaccatctgataatttatcactccagtgttaatctgctaaattgtaattattcgcctacctcctcatgccttttggacacaatgtatatagactctttttttctactgtgttattgacttgtttattgtttactccatgtgtaactctgtgttgttgtctgttcacactgctatgctttatcttggccaggtcgcagttgtaaataagaacttgttctcaactggcctacctggttaaataaaggtgaaataaaaaacaaaataaataaataaagaagttaattgacagcatgccagggcagattgtagaggttttgaaaaagaagggtcaatacAAAtatgactctttgcatcaacttcatgtaattgtcaataaaagcctttgacacttatgaaatgcttgtaattatacttcagtaacatctaaagacactgaagcagcaaactttgtagaaattaatatgtgtcattctcaaaatttTGCCcacaactgtatgtaaacttctgacccaccgggcatgtgatgaaataaataattctctctctctactattattctgacatttcacatttttaaaataaagtggtgatcctaactgaccgaagatAGGCAATTTTTACggggattaaatgttaggaattgtgaaaaactgagtttaaatgtatttggcctaggtgtacgtaaacttcggacttcaactgtacatatgtttGCCCCTCGTGCTAAGGAGTGTGTGTTGTCCACTCACCTGGTGAGGTAGAGGCAGACCTTGGCATATGCATTGTCATCTATATAGAGCTCCAGCATATCTAGTCTCTCAATCTCCATCAACAGGTCACAGGCCTCGTGCTCAGCATTGTGAGCCATGTTGTAGGGCACAATCTCCTTCACAAGCTTTAGCAGAGTCTCCTGTTGCGTCTTATCACTCTCCTCAACCTCCTGCCACTCTTTGGCCACCTCGCCTGCTAGGTGCCTAAACACACAGCAGAGTTTGGGTCATTTTGACTTAGTCTACCATTGTTAAAGCATGACTAAGTGAAAATTCTACTTAAGTAGAAGGTAGGATTCCCCCCTGTATGCATTGTTAGCCGTTTGGATTGGCGTCCTGTATCCTACCTGACGTATTCATGACCCCAGGACGCCAGCTCCTCCTGGGAGCCCAGCAGACGGTATTTCAGACACTCCCGCTCCCCACTCATTGTCATGGCCAAGACCGACACCACGTCCGCACAGAAACTCTGCAAAACAAAACAGACAAGAGTTAGCTGGACGTTTCTATAATGAGTTACGATGGGTCCTTCTGAACATGAATCCCTAGTGCCATCTAGATCTGAAATGTCCAATATACTAGGTATGTATCATTGTTACATTTTCCGTATCTCCAGTAACATTGTAAAATAAATCCATCACGATTTTGTGGTTATAAagtaaaagcaacaaaaaaaacatgatagCACACACCCAGAGAAAATTATTTTATGTAGAGGTGCTGCCTATAGGGATGGCAAGACTTTATTGCTTCCTTTCCCTGTCTGCTTTTACtcacagtaatttattgggtaaatcacCAATGTTTCGGATTCACTGTTCCTTCAGGGTGGCATCACTGTGCCAGCTTCAGGGTCCCTGAAGAAGGCACTGTGATAAAGTCTTGCCATCCCCATCTCCTGTTTTCCCAACTGTCATAGTTATCCATTTAGCAAGGACATAGCCATCGGTATTCCCACCTTGTTCTCGCCAGGCGCCATGCCCTCGTAGATCTCTTTGAGCTTGCCATAGTGTGGCCGCAGGAACTTCAGGGGCTTAGGCACAGAGGTCATGGAGGTGGTGGAAGAGCGGATCTGCCTGCGCAGCTCCTCTAGAGCAGGCCGGTATAGAGACGTGTCCGTCTCCTGTGGAtgggtgtttgagagagagagaaagggggcggGGAGGTGTACATTGCAGAAGTACAAAGAATGTTGTTTTATATGGATAATCACCAAAGACttgcagtgtgtgtaaatgactgACTCTCCATACGAACACCTTatgtacagtaaaaaaaaaaataaagaatataAAGAGCTATAGTCCCAGAATGTCCAAAGCAAAACCAGACTTGAGGTTTAGCAGTCCTTGTAGTGGTACTCACACTAAGCCTCTCCACCATCATCTCCAGCTCTTCTTGCAGCTGTTTGTCCTCATCAGACTGGAGAGAAATGAAAGGAACTGACATTACAGTATGACAGATTCAACATGGgaaatttaaatttaaaaaaaactaaccCTGCACAGTAAACAAAGAACAATGTGTGTTCCAACAGGAACCTAGAACAATGAAAGGCTCTGCAATTTGCTAACTGATAAATATTGGAGCATTCTGCCATACACCGGTCCTATACCATTGGCATTGTCGACGGATGGAAGGGTTGCCCTGATAACTAGCTATATCCAACGTTGCCTGTCTGAAATtgcctaatgtactgtactcgCTAATACGTTTATAAACCCATTTATGTAAATAGCTAGCTAAACAAACCACACGTAATAACTATACCCACCTCGCAATCAAACATCACTGATCATAACACATATAGGTATCTAGTTACTCTCAACAAGAAAATCTGATAACGACAGGCAGGTTAATTTACTGCAGTTGCAAAGTCACTAGCTGTATTGTAACAACATTAGCGAGTTGTTTACAAAGCAACACTAACGTCATTTAGATAGTTAACGTTACGTTATTGTAACTTGGCTACCTAACTACTTAGCTAACTTTTAGTTTATCTATCGGTAGTTCATTTCTGGCCTGTCATTAGCaattgctagctaacgttagctagcacaGCCAACTACCGGCTTTGCTAACGTTAACTAGATGAATACGTGTTTTATAGCTCGCTTTCAGTCGGAAACAATAATCTTAATTGTTGGCACCTGGTACATAGCCAGCCATGACATTCTTTTCATTAAAGGAGACTCAAACAGTTCGTTATTATTTTGAATGACAACGCTTTCGGCCTGTTCAACCATGTCAAGCAGGCAGTGAGTGACTCAGGCAAAAACGCTGCTCTGCTTCCCTTGTTCAAGATGTTTAGAAAAGTGGCACAAATCACCAGTTCTTGCTCTTCTTTTTTATCCTTGTCCTTCCCTGTGGGCTTAATCTCCTTTTCCTCTGTCTtttcggactgctttttctctttcttttttgcGTCCTCCATGGTTGCTGTTTTACGAAATTCGGCTACGGATAAACTGAAGAACAGGAGACTTCCTCTCTTCAGAACCGTGGAAGTTTGCTGACATCGATAGTGTTCTACCGCCACCTGCTATGCGGGAATAATATTGCACCAATCCTTACTCTTAACCCCACGACGATAGATGGCAGCACTTAGTATATCCAAAGTTGGCACGTACACAAATAAGAAAAAAACATTCACATGATCACGTAAACAAATATCACGTGTCTTTCTATTTCCAAAAGAGTACTTTCAAGTTTCTATGATCTTTCCTTGTTAGTTTTTCCCAGCCCGTCAACATGGCTTTTCAAGCGCTCATAGTTTTTACTTTAGCATGTCTGTGTGTCCCTTGTTACGGTAACAGAAAATTCATAGAAATAGATACATCTTCTAATGATGTGCAGAAGGGAAAAGGCAAACCTGTTTTTCAGGAGCAATGGATTACGCAAAAACTGGACCACTTCAACGGTGCAGACAGTCGAGTGTGGAATCAAGTAAGTTCTGACATTTTATTATATTCTTATTCGCACTGCAGTATATGGAGATATCAGTTACCTGTTAGTTTTTCTGTCTACTGTCTAGGCGTGATCAAGTCTGTTAGTTCATGCATAACACAACATACCGTTTATTACATTTCCAGAAATTCCTTGTAACTGAGACGCACTACCGAGCTGGAGGACCTGTGTTTTTAATGATCGGCGGAGAAGGTCCAATCAACGCCGGATGGATGGCCATGAACCCTGGGTCGGCCTGGCTTACTTATGCCAAGAAGTTCGGCGCCCTCTGCCTTATGGTAGAGCATCGTTTCTACGGCGACAGTCGTCCCACAGTGTAAGTTTtttaatatacagtatcagtcaaaagtttggacacctactcattcaagtgtttttctttatttttactattttctacattgtaaaatataatagttaagacatcaaaactatgaaataacacatggaatcatgtagtaaccaaacaagtgttaaacaaatctaaatctattttagattcttcaaagtaggcaccctttgccttgatgacagctttgcacactattggcattctctcaaccagcttcagctggaatgcttttccaacagttcccacatatgcttatctgcttttctttcactctgtggcccaactcatcccaaaccaattgggttgaggtcgggtgattatggaggccaggctatctgatgcagcactccatcactctccttcttggtcaaatagcccttacacagcctgtaggtgtgttgggtcattgtcctgttaaaaaacaaacctgtttttgctttgtcattatggggtattgtgtgtagattgatgaggaaaaaaaccagattggatggcgtatcactgcagaatgctgtggtagccatgctggttaggtgtgccttgaattctaaataaatcactctgtgtcaccagcaaagcaccccacaccatcatacctcctccatgcttcacagtgggaaccacacatgcagagataatccgttcacctactctgcgtctcacagcggttggaaccaaaaatctcacatttggactcatcagaccgaaggacagatttccaccagtctaatgtccattgctcatgtttcttggcccaagcaagtctcttcttattattggtgtcctttagtagtgtttttttttgttgcagcaatttgaccatgaaggcctgattcacacagtctcctcggaacagttgatgtttagatgtgtctgttacttgaactctgaagcatttatttgggctgttaactctaatgaacttatcctctgtagcagaggtaactctgggtcttcctttcctgtggcggtcctcatgagagccagtttcatcatgagAGCCAGCTCATGAGAGCCAGCTCATGAGAGCCAGCACAagtgcgactgcacttgaagaagttcttgaaatgttccgtattgactgaccttcatgtcttaaagtaatgatggactgttgtttatctttgcttatttgagctgttcttgccataatatggacttggtattttatcaaataggactatcttctgtataccagccctaccttgtcacaacacaactgattggctcaaatgcattaagaaggaaagaaattccacaaattaacttttaagaaggcacacctgttaattgaaatgcattccaggtgactacctcatggagctggttgagagaatgccaagagtgtgcaaagctgtcgtcaaggcaaagtgtggctactttgaattatctcaaatatattttgatttgtttaacattttttggtgactacatgatcccttatgtgttatttcatagttttgatgtcttcaatattattctacaatgtagaaaatagtaaaaataaataaaaacctttgaATTAGCAGGTgtggccaaacttttgactggtgctgtatatggGATGATTTTATGTATGTTTAGATATTTCTAGTAATTTTAAATGCGCTTGTATCACTATATTACGGTGGCAGTTCTTCATCAAATAACCTCTAGGGGACAGAGTTCCATTGAAAGGTGAGCACCCCTGTCCATCCTGTGCTCTCTCAATATGAATCTCATTTAACTGATGGATATCTGTTATTATTTGTATCTGGCTAGTTCAAAGAATCTAGTGGGATTGATTGACGTGTCGTTCATACAGAGTATAGATATAGTCAACCAGGTGTTGAGTGAGGCTCTCAAACTGGTTTCCTCCTGACTTGAATAGCCCCTTGTCATTCTTGTCCCTCACAGTGACCTGAGCACAGAGAACCTGCGGTTCCTCAGCAGTCAACAAGCTCTGGCCGACCTGGCTCACTTCCGCACTGTCATCACTAAACAACGGGGCTTGACCAACAGCAAGTGGGTGGCATTCGGCGGGTCATACCCAGGTGCGCTGGCAGCCTGGTCCCGACTCAAGTACCCCCACCTGATTCATGCTGCTGTGGCAAGCAGCGCACCTCTCCACGCCACGGTAAACTTCTCAGGTAATAATAACACACAGTAATCCTCCTTTCTCTCAGTGATCTGTCAATTTTCTCTCAGGCTTGTCCAAgtccccatctctcttcctctacatGACCAGTGTCACTCTGCCTGCAGGAGTTTCAGAATACCTGGAGGAGGGTGTCTCAATCATTTTAACATTTGTCTGAAATAAACTTAAGCAaatcagggtagcctagtggttagagcgttggactagtaaccagaagtttgcaagttcaaaccccctgagctgacaaggtacaaatctgtcattctgcccctgaacaggcagttaacccactgttcctaggccgtcattgaaaataagaatttgttcttaactgacttgcctagttaaataaaggttaaataaaataaaaaactcaaTAATCAGCAGAGGCATAACAAAAGATTGAGCCTGGATTGGCCTGGACTTCAGAAGACCCTAATGTTCTGAATGTTTCACCTTGCTGAATATAGTCCCCAGGCAGAACCATTTTATGGAATAATGAACTGGAAATAGTCATGCACTGACTATGAGCCTGTcactatcagtggaggctgctgaggggaggacggctcatagtaattgCTAGAATGGAGGCAATTGAAACCATATGTTTGATAGCATTCCATTgactctattccagccattattatgatccgtcctcccctcagcagcctccactggtcacTATGTATATTAGAGTTGAGGATAATGGTCAGTGTTATACCCTGGAGGGCAGATAGAGGAATAGTGGTGGATGGGGAAGAGTGAAGGGTCCTCTCTAGGTTGTTGTCTTTGgctttctcttcttttctctcttctaTTGTCTCACTGGTTTCTCGAGGaagagctctccctcgccctccatttggtaaatccaaccacaattatatcctcctgattcctgcttacaagcaaaaattaaagcaggaagcaccagtgacttggtctataaaaaagtggtcaggtgaagcagatgctaaactacaggactgttttgctatcacagactggaacatgttctgggattctttcgatggtattgaggagtacaccacatcagtcactggctttatcaataagtgcatcgaggacgtcgtctccacagtgactgtacgtacataccccaaccagaagccatggattacaggcaacatttgcactgagctaaagggtagagctgccgctttcaaggtgcgggactctaacacgGAAGCTTATAAAAAATCCTGCtatatcaaacaggcaaagcgtcaatacagggctaagattgaatcgtactacaccggctccgacgctcgtcttatgtggtagtgcttgcaaactattacagactacaaagggaagcacagcggcgagctgcccagtgacacgagcctaccagatgagctaaataatttatatgctcgcttcgaggcaagcaacactgaggcatgcatgagagcatcagctgttccggacgactgtgtgatcacactctccgtagccgacgtgagtaagacctttaaacaggccaacattcacaaggctgtggggccagacggattacaaaGATCTGTGCTCTGggcatgtgcggaccaactggcaggtgtctacactgacattttcaacatgtccctgattgagtctgtaataccaacatgcttcaagcagaccaccatagtccttgtacCCAATAAtacgaaggcaacctgcctaaatgactacagacccgtaggactcacgtccgtagccatgaagtgctttgaaaggctggtaatggctcacatcaacaccattatcccagaaaccctctacccactccaatttgcataccgcccaaacagatccacagatgatgcaatccctattgcactccacactgccctttcccacctggacaaaaggtacacctacgtgagaatgctattaattgactacagctcatcgttcaacaccatagtaccctcaaagctcatcaataagctaaggatcctgggactaaacacctccctctgcaactggatcctggacttccggacgggccgcccccaggtgatgagggtaggtagcaacacatctgccacactgatcctcaacactggagcccctaagtggtgcatgctcagtcccctcttgtactccttgttcacccacgactgcatggccaggcacgactccaagtctaggacaaaaaggcttctcaatagtttttacccccaagccataagactcctcaacaggtaatcaaatggctaaccgggctatctgcattgtgtcccgccacccaccacccgccaacccctcttttacgcttctgctactctctgtttatcatatatgcatagtcactttaaccatatctacatgtacatactacctcaatcagcccgactaaccggtgcctgtatatagcctcgctactgttatagcctcgctactgtatatagcctcgctactgttatagcctcgctactgtatatagactcgctactgttatagcctcgctactgtatatagcctcgctactgttatagcctctcaactgttatagcctcgctactgttatagcctcactactgttatagcctcgctactgttatagcctcgctactgtatatagcctcgctactgtatatagcctcgctactgtatatagcctcgctactgtatagagcctcactactgttatttttcactgtatttttttactgttgttttatgtctttacttacctattgttcacctaataccttttttgcactattggttagagcctgtaaggaagcatttcactgaaaggtctatacacctgttgtattcggtgcacgtgacaaataaactttgatttgatttcttgGAATATGGACAACtataacaacacacactgaccccTTTTGATGAGACTGGGAACATTTAGAGAtcaaccaacacacacaaacacagaagctCAGTTGGGAATACTGCACTGATGTCAGATACCGTCATATTTCTCCCAGTCCACGCAAGTTTCTATTTCCCAACAATGAGCAGGCCATTgtggtttagtgagtgtttttaaCCATAAGTGCTTTCTCTTGTTTGTCTGAACAAGGCTCACTTTTTCCTCTGTAAAGATCATCATTTTTAGAAAGTCATAAACAGTGAAATAGTATGGTTATTATTGTGGTAACCACACATGGAGCTGGCCTGTCTATACTGGGACGGAGACACTTCAACAATGTCTTTGAAAACTCTAACTCTTAACACTGTACGATATTCTAAATAAGGTTCAGGTTATTTGAACAGTACTCCTACGCACTGTTTAAGTATGACTTTGGGAGGTACTTAGAGACTGGAGGCAGAAAGGGTTCTATAAATACAATCCACTCATTATATATTATGACATGACTTACTGGCTCTGTGTTGGAACAGTCACCATGTCTCAAAATGTTATTTGCTCTGTTTAAATAGTGTTGGTTTGTGACTTGTGTTTGaactgtgtgttgtctctctctgcatTTTGCCCAGAGTACCTGGAGGTGGTGTGGCGGGCCCTGGCAGCTGAGAACCCAGAGTGCCCCCTGCTGGTAAAGAAGGCTTTTGACACCCTGCAGGAGCGCATCAAAGACCCCAACAACTACGACAACATCACCAAAGATTTCAAGTACTacacctctcctcttttcccGCCCTCCCTCCGCCTCTCACAATACAGCCCACTGTCACGACCCGgatcaaagcccgtaacaaaaatggagacaacgtggagatatatttaaaaacatatttaataacTGAAGTAACCTATATACAATAAACAATGGTGTTTATCCCTGTTAACTTCTCCCTAGCCGGTAACCTCTTAACCGTCATCGTATCATTTATTAGTGTGTTTGTAGACTTGAAAGGGTTTTAGTCAAGTGTTTGTGTGGCATGTCTGCATGCCTTGGTCACATTGGTCTTTGGCTTTAGGGGCAGTCTCTTATTACTGCATGCTCTCTGTGTGCTTGTTCCAGGttgtcatagtgactgtatggtcATTTTATATGGTGAACGGTGGGCTGAGACTGCTTTATTAGTCTGGCAACTGCTACTGAtgtcagactgacacacacagaccatGCATTTGTCTGGGCAGCTGCCTGACCACACTGTACAAGTgcgcacacacaaaaacacatgtaCATGTAGTCCATGTCTCCGTCTGTCCTATTTTCTAACCACAAGATACCTCTGAGAGACAGTGTCAAACTTCACAGTTCTGTCCTGAGGTCGCTCTGTCACGGGTCACTTCCAAAGTCAACATGTGACCTCAACTAGTGGGTGGGACTGGGCCTGTTGTGGGCGGTGACTaatgacaacacaaacaacaaccctCTAGGGCTTTTGGATGATGGTAATTTGCAAGCCCAATGTTAgaatagcaacaaaaaaaaacacattaccTCCTCTGCTCCTGAGTCcttaaatagaatgaatagaatggttgtccccattcaagtcaatgatggcagaatgggtggactggcggccattgggggaagtaaaagcaggaagtgtactcATCAATATGTGCCatgatttgttgattcaacttAACTGAC
This genomic interval from Oncorhynchus clarkii lewisi isolate Uvic-CL-2024 chromosome 27, UVic_Ocla_1.0, whole genome shotgun sequence contains the following:
- the LOC139385992 gene encoding thymus-specific serine protease → MAFQALIVFTLACLCVPCYGNRKFIEIDTSSNDVQKGKGKPVFQEQWITQKLDHFNGADSRVWNQKFLVTETHYRAGGPVFLMIGGEGPINAGWMAMNPGSAWLTYAKKFGALCLMVEHRFYGDSRPTVDLSTENLRFLSSQQALADLAHFRTVITKQRGLTNSKWVAFGGSYPGALAAWSRLKYPHLIHAAVASSAPLHATVNFSEYLEVVWRALAAENPECPLLVKKAFDTLQERIKDPNNYDNITKDFNLCSKLQIQSEKDRAYILDALADNIMNTVQYNNDNREFEHVLDTNCTIKTVCGVMSDASLGDPYYRFAAFVRLRTITHLLKPCVKDLTYNANLQDLRNTSYSGPHGGGGRQWTYQTCTEFGYFQTTDSPNQPFGGFGLQYHVEQCQDIFNISAKTLYAGIDQTNENYGSYNIRATRIVFPNGSIDPWHALGITSSISDDLPAIFIKGTAHCANMYPARAEDLPQLTLAREHVFQLLQKWLKEK